A stretch of Patagioenas fasciata isolate bPatFas1 chromosome 4, bPatFas1.hap1, whole genome shotgun sequence DNA encodes these proteins:
- the UBE2D3 gene encoding ubiquitin-conjugating enzyme E2 D3 isoform X2, which translates to MALKRINKELSDLARDPPAQCSAGPVGDDMFHWQATIMGPNDSPYQGGVFFLTIHFPTDYPFKPPKVAFTTRIYHPNINSNGSICLDILRSQWSPALTISKVLLSICSLLCDPNPDDPLVPEIARIYKTDRDKYNRISREWTQKYAM; encoded by the exons ATGGCGCTCAAACGCATCAACAAG gaacTTAGCGACTTAGCCCGTGACCCTCCAGCACAGTGTTCAGCAGGTCCCGTTGGAGATGACA TGTTTCATTGGCAAGCCACAATTATGGGACCT AATGACAGTCCATATCAGGGTGGTGTATTCTTCTTGACAATTCACTTTCCTACAGACTACCCTTTCAAACCACCTAAG gTTGCATTTACAACAAGAATCTATCATCCAAATATTAACAGTAATGGCAGCATTTGTCTTGATATTCTAAGATCACAGTGGTCTCCTGCTTTAACTATTTCTAAAG ttctCTTATCCATTTGTTCACTGTTATGTGATCCAAATCCAGATGACCCACTAGTGCCAGAGATTGCACGTATCTATAAAACAGACAGAGACAA GTACAACAGAATATCTCGGGAATGGACTCAGAAGTATGCCATGTGA
- the UBE2D3 gene encoding ubiquitin-conjugating enzyme E2 D3 isoform X1, protein MALKRINKELSDLARDPPAQCSAGPVGDDMFHWQATIMGPNDSPYQGGVFFLTIHFPTDYPFKPPKVAFTTRIYHPNINSNGSICLDILRSQWSPALTISKVLLSICSLLCDPNPDDPLVPEIARIYKTDRDKYNRLAREWTEKYAML, encoded by the exons ATGGCGCTCAAACGCATCAACAAG gaacTTAGCGACTTAGCCCGTGACCCTCCAGCACAGTGTTCAGCAGGTCCCGTTGGAGATGACA TGTTTCATTGGCAAGCCACAATTATGGGACCT AATGACAGTCCATATCAGGGTGGTGTATTCTTCTTGACAATTCACTTTCCTACAGACTACCCTTTCAAACCACCTAAG gTTGCATTTACAACAAGAATCTATCATCCAAATATTAACAGTAATGGCAGCATTTGTCTTGATATTCTAAGATCACAGTGGTCTCCTGCTTTAACTATTTCTAAAG ttctCTTATCCATTTGTTCACTGTTATGTGATCCAAATCCAGATGACCCACTAGTGCCAGAGATTGCACGTATCTATAAAACAGACAGAGACAA GTACAATAGGTTAGCAAGAGAGTGGACAGAGAAATACGCTATGCTGTAG
- the UBE2D3 gene encoding ubiquitin-conjugating enzyme E2 D3 isoform X3: MTNDSPYQGGVFFLTIHFPTDYPFKPPKVAFTTRIYHPNINSNGSICLDILRSQWSPALTISKVLLSICSLLCDPNPDDPLVPEIARIYKTDRDKYNRLAREWTEKYAML, encoded by the exons ATGACA AATGACAGTCCATATCAGGGTGGTGTATTCTTCTTGACAATTCACTTTCCTACAGACTACCCTTTCAAACCACCTAAG gTTGCATTTACAACAAGAATCTATCATCCAAATATTAACAGTAATGGCAGCATTTGTCTTGATATTCTAAGATCACAGTGGTCTCCTGCTTTAACTATTTCTAAAG ttctCTTATCCATTTGTTCACTGTTATGTGATCCAAATCCAGATGACCCACTAGTGCCAGAGATTGCACGTATCTATAAAACAGACAGAGACAA GTACAATAGGTTAGCAAGAGAGTGGACAGAGAAATACGCTATGCTGTAG